From a region of the Aeoliella mucimassa genome:
- a CDS encoding chemotaxis protein CheW, with protein sequence MDGRVGSPFLRPLSATIEGTLFVSEEYQPIEGLGRTDDSTQYLTFTLQEEQYGIEILWVQEIKGHTKVTPIPNAPHYLCGVVNLRGTVVPVIDLRARFSMPEKPYDQFTCIIVVNVNGRVGGLVVDTVSDVLNIATDSIAAPPDLASTKEQSCITGLGKMDDRIVLLLDAERVFEKQDFDCAVVAA encoded by the coding sequence GTGGACGGCCGCGTTGGATCCCCGTTCTTGCGCCCACTTTCTGCCACCATTGAGGGGACTCTGTTCGTGTCTGAAGAATACCAACCCATTGAGGGTTTGGGCCGCACAGACGATAGCACGCAGTATCTAACTTTCACGCTCCAAGAAGAGCAGTACGGAATAGAGATTCTTTGGGTCCAGGAGATCAAAGGACACACCAAAGTCACTCCTATTCCCAATGCCCCGCACTATCTGTGCGGAGTGGTTAACCTTCGTGGAACCGTTGTTCCTGTGATCGATCTGCGCGCTCGTTTCTCGATGCCTGAAAAACCATACGACCAATTCACCTGCATCATCGTGGTGAATGTAAATGGGCGAGTCGGCGGATTGGTCGTCGACACCGTGTCGGATGTATTGAACATCGCTACGGATTCGATTGCCGCTCCCCCCGACTTGGCGTCCACAAAAGAACAGTCATGCATTACTGGTTTGGGAAAGATGGACGACCGGATCGTGCTGCTGTTGGATGCGGAGCGAGTGTTCGAGAAACAGGACTTCGATTGTGCTGTCGTTGCTGCTTAA
- a CDS encoding TolC family protein, which produces MSGPPAMLDAPQPLTLEEAESIAIASHPAIAEQQAMIRAARGECLQVGLAPNPTAGYTASEVGNEGNAGQQGLYVGQQFIRGNKLQLNRQVASQQVHVLEQQLTAEMLRVRTRVRIALYKVLLTQRQVDLTTGLVDVSKQAAKTVSDLFDAKEARRLDVLQAQIESDRILVKLRQAEANRDAAWRELAVAMGQPTTARRDVQADLESLGWAYDWDTSRQMLLEGSPELAALMMDVERARAAVARACAEPISDVSAQVSVQYDDSTEDTVTGIQVGMPIPIWNRNQGGIAKARNELTAAQRRLEAYELQLTSQLAEKLRQYSAAKAQADAYRGGILQRAEENLSLTRESYQAGESNYLELLTVQRTYFESNLDYLGSLGEVNRSVQLLNGFLLGEPTE; this is translated from the coding sequence GTGTCCGGTCCCCCGGCCATGCTCGATGCTCCGCAGCCGCTCACGTTGGAAGAGGCCGAATCGATTGCGATTGCGTCGCACCCGGCCATTGCCGAGCAGCAGGCCATGATCCGCGCTGCCCGAGGCGAATGCTTGCAGGTGGGGCTCGCGCCGAATCCTACGGCTGGCTACACCGCTTCGGAAGTCGGCAACGAAGGCAACGCGGGCCAGCAAGGTCTGTACGTCGGGCAGCAGTTTATCCGTGGCAACAAACTGCAGCTCAACCGTCAGGTGGCCTCGCAGCAAGTGCACGTGCTCGAGCAGCAGCTCACCGCCGAGATGCTGCGCGTTCGCACTCGCGTGCGGATTGCCTTGTACAAAGTGCTGCTCACGCAGCGCCAGGTCGATCTGACCACCGGGCTGGTCGACGTCAGCAAGCAAGCGGCCAAGACCGTGAGCGACCTGTTCGACGCCAAAGAAGCCCGCCGGCTCGACGTCCTGCAGGCCCAGATTGAATCGGATCGCATCCTGGTGAAGCTTCGCCAGGCCGAAGCGAATCGCGACGCTGCCTGGCGCGAGCTGGCCGTGGCCATGGGGCAACCGACCACAGCGCGTCGCGACGTGCAGGCCGATCTCGAATCGCTCGGCTGGGCGTACGACTGGGATACCTCGCGGCAAATGTTGCTCGAGGGGAGTCCCGAGCTGGCTGCGTTGATGATGGATGTCGAGCGGGCGCGGGCGGCCGTGGCCCGGGCGTGTGCCGAGCCAATCTCCGACGTCAGCGCCCAAGTGTCGGTTCAGTACGACGACTCGACCGAAGACACCGTGACTGGCATCCAAGTCGGCATGCCGATTCCGATCTGGAATCGTAACCAGGGTGGCATCGCCAAGGCTCGCAACGAGCTGACCGCCGCGCAGCGCCGGCTCGAAGCGTACGAGCTGCAGCTCACCAGCCAGTTGGCCGAGAAGCTCCGCCAGTACTCGGCCGCCAAGGCCCAGGCCGATGCGTATCGAGGGGGCATCCTGCAGCGGGCCGAAGAGAACCTGTCGCTCACCCGCGAAAGCTATCAGGCGGGCGAGTCGAACTATCTGGAGCTGCTCACCGTGCAGCGAACCTACTTCGAGTCGAATCTCGATTACCTCGGCAGCCTGGGCGAAGTGAACCGCAGTGTGCAGCTGCTAAACGGTTTCTTGCTGGGCGAACCGACAGAATGA
- a CDS encoding tetratricopeptide repeat protein, which produces MAKTQFLHLSRILATIAASLLLMSTVAQAQDGLQDAVDSAISEGYDALEQENYEGARDAFTEAIAASNIDPRPYIGRARAFAALELPQDAMKDFKQAMDFTNGSSEQLKALRAETQYYRGLMYMDLGNQFIGTALPDLQAAYEADRSNLEYSFALGKAYALSAQFAPGAAQQAEPLLTEYLEANPDDAEALRLRGTAYAGMSKIEEATADLEKAISLDPDDHLSYVTLATIYIADEDFGPAIDNLETAIEKYVPEEGMEDIPFAQAYLTLALVYEEKGKAETDTAEAEKAYLGSIETCDTLLGLLPETENFDATRAATYFRQGVNHRLLKEYGKAIKAFTDAIDLNPEMGEAYFRRAICFAKMGENNLALRDLTDTETLNYGDARAYLWEGMVYAQMGEYREAIRSYNKAISYSNRYLDAYLNRAHAYFQLGDYVSAIESFNECIRLQPSGAVYYFKRGLCQQNLGENANAIQSYTNAIQVDEQYVDAYDLLIPALEQQGQAELANRYREKRASITQ; this is translated from the coding sequence ATGGCTAAGACGCAATTCCTGCACTTGTCCCGTATCCTGGCAACGATCGCAGCCAGTTTGTTACTGATGAGCACGGTCGCTCAGGCACAGGATGGCTTGCAGGACGCCGTGGACTCGGCGATCTCCGAAGGTTACGACGCCTTGGAGCAAGAGAATTACGAAGGGGCCCGTGACGCCTTTACCGAAGCGATTGCTGCTTCAAACATCGACCCACGACCTTACATTGGTCGCGCCCGTGCTTTCGCCGCCCTGGAACTTCCTCAGGACGCGATGAAAGACTTCAAGCAGGCGATGGACTTCACCAACGGTTCTTCGGAACAACTGAAGGCCCTGCGAGCCGAAACTCAATACTATCGCGGGTTAATGTACATGGACCTGGGCAACCAGTTCATCGGCACCGCCCTGCCCGACCTACAAGCCGCTTACGAAGCCGACCGCTCGAACCTTGAGTATTCGTTTGCCCTCGGTAAGGCGTATGCGTTGTCGGCCCAATTCGCGCCTGGTGCTGCTCAGCAGGCGGAACCATTGCTTACCGAGTACCTGGAAGCAAATCCTGACGACGCTGAAGCGCTTCGCCTGCGCGGCACCGCGTACGCGGGCATGAGCAAGATCGAGGAAGCCACGGCCGATCTCGAGAAAGCCATTTCGCTTGATCCTGACGATCACTTGAGTTACGTGACGTTGGCGACCATCTACATCGCCGACGAAGACTTTGGTCCCGCCATCGATAACTTAGAGACCGCGATCGAAAAGTACGTGCCGGAAGAAGGCATGGAAGACATTCCGTTCGCCCAAGCCTACCTGACGCTGGCTTTGGTATACGAAGAAAAAGGCAAAGCGGAAACCGATACCGCAGAAGCCGAAAAGGCTTACCTCGGTAGCATTGAAACTTGCGATACCTTGCTTGGCCTGCTGCCCGAGACCGAGAACTTCGACGCCACGCGTGCGGCCACTTACTTCCGCCAAGGCGTGAATCATCGGTTGCTCAAAGAGTACGGCAAAGCGATCAAAGCATTCACCGATGCGATCGACCTGAACCCCGAAATGGGCGAGGCCTATTTTCGTCGCGCGATCTGCTTCGCCAAGATGGGCGAGAACAACCTGGCACTGCGCGACCTGACCGACACCGAAACCCTCAACTACGGCGACGCCCGCGCTTACCTGTGGGAAGGCATGGTCTACGCCCAGATGGGTGAGTATCGCGAAGCAATTCGTTCGTACAACAAAGCCATCTCCTATAGCAATCGCTATCTCGATGCGTACCTGAATCGGGCGCACGCTTACTTTCAACTTGGCGATTACGTTTCGGCGATCGAAAGCTTCAACGAGTGCATCCGCCTGCAACCTTCCGGGGCGGTATACTACTTCAAGCGTGGACTTTGCCAACAGAACCTTGGCGAGAACGCCAACGCTATCCAATCGTACACCAATGCCATTCAGGTGGATGAGCAGTACGTGGATGCCTACGATCTGCTGATCCCAGCCCTCGAGCAACAAGGACAGGCAGAGCTGGCGAATCGCTATCGCGAGAAGCGGGCGAGCATTACCCAGTAG
- a CDS encoding succinate dehydrogenase cytochrome b558 subunit, whose protein sequence is MAATEPSFLVRHEFLIRRLHSLTGIFFGGFVCFHLLVNASVLGGPGAFQNMVHFIHMPGSILPLVEWTLLFAPILFHMIVGLGMTMGMLPNNKNYPYEANWRYTVQRITALYLFFFILYHVFHMHGWFHFDAWLHLAERWGGHVFSPYNASSTLSMALSNTLIALLYALGVLSAAFHFFNGIWTAGITWGIWTRPEAQARALKVCLGAFVVLSVVGLGAIWGARQIDPVEALQVEDRMYEAKVEDGLIPANEHKRYEGELREEAETLSLPSVEVGESEPTSTSGE, encoded by the coding sequence GTGGCTGCAACTGAGCCGTCGTTCTTAGTTCGTCACGAATTTCTGATTCGTCGACTTCATTCGCTGACCGGTATCTTCTTCGGCGGCTTCGTTTGTTTCCATTTATTGGTAAACGCAAGCGTGCTGGGAGGTCCTGGAGCGTTCCAGAACATGGTCCACTTTATCCACATGCCTGGCAGCATCCTGCCGCTCGTGGAATGGACCCTGCTCTTCGCGCCGATCTTGTTCCACATGATCGTCGGTCTGGGAATGACCATGGGCATGCTGCCCAATAATAAGAACTACCCCTACGAAGCAAACTGGCGGTACACGGTACAACGCATCACCGCGCTCTACCTGTTCTTCTTCATCCTGTACCATGTGTTCCACATGCATGGCTGGTTCCATTTCGACGCCTGGCTGCACTTGGCCGAGCGATGGGGCGGACACGTCTTCTCGCCCTACAATGCATCGTCTACCTTGAGCATGGCACTTAGCAATACGCTGATCGCCCTGCTCTACGCCCTCGGCGTGCTGTCGGCTGCCTTCCACTTCTTCAACGGCATCTGGACCGCAGGCATCACCTGGGGTATCTGGACCCGCCCCGAAGCTCAGGCCCGCGCCTTGAAGGTCTGCCTGGGTGCGTTCGTGGTGCTATCGGTTGTTGGCCTGGGAGCCATCTGGGGTGCCCGCCAAATCGATCCGGTAGAAGCCCTGCAAGTGGAAGATCGCATGTACGAGGCCAAAGTCGAAGACGGCCTGATTCCTGCGAACGAGCACAAGCGGTACGAAGGCGAGCTGCGGGAGGAAGCGGAAACGCTGAGCCTTCCGAGCGTGGAAGTGGGCGAGTCGGAACCAACCTCAACGAGCGGAGAGTAA
- the sdhA gene encoding succinate dehydrogenase flavoprotein subunit — MAKQRVLVVGGGLAGLAAAMKLAELDIAVDLLSLVPVKRSHSACAQGGINSVNDTTRQLGDSEYLHFDDTVYGGDFLQHQPPVKEMADWAPRIIDLMDRLGVPFNRTVEGYRDQRRFGGTLFKRTAFAGATTGQQLLYALDEQVRRCHAEGKVEIYEGWDYLGPIVDDEGRCRGATAQNLVTMEIRAFPADSVVLATGGCGLLFGRSTMSMACTGSAASRSVQYGAKYANGEFIQVHPTAIPGADKLRLMSESARGEGGRVWVPRTPQDSRLPRDIPEEERYYFLEERYPKYGNLVPRDIATREIFNVCVNEGLSVEGDKQCVYLDLTHIPREELDRKLGGILHIYEKFQGVDPRDQPMKIFPAVHYSMGGLWADYERTAAGGLNPTSPRNHVTNIPGLYAIGECDYQYHGGNRLGANSLLSCIFTGLFVGPCIATDLASLGASAGDEQFDLLMRAERSKKEMEHKQLLDRPAGGENPYVIHQELGQEMTKAATVVRRNDQLQSAVDKIYELHERARNCSLSDTGTWTNQNVMFTKSLLDMFPLAKALLQGALARDECRGAHYKPEFDMPGIESEDPAERRQQAEAWCDKFDAKNKKWLKSTIATFDSKGDPTLSYEDVDTSLIPPRPRLYGIVGGDIIEQVWKERQQKASQAEPAGASS; from the coding sequence ATGGCCAAGCAACGTGTCCTCGTCGTAGGTGGTGGTCTTGCCGGTCTGGCAGCCGCCATGAAACTTGCCGAGCTGGACATTGCCGTCGACCTGCTTAGCCTGGTGCCGGTAAAACGCTCGCACAGCGCCTGTGCCCAAGGCGGTATCAACAGTGTGAACGACACCACTCGCCAGCTCGGCGACAGTGAGTATCTGCACTTCGACGATACCGTTTACGGTGGCGACTTCCTGCAGCATCAGCCGCCAGTGAAGGAAATGGCCGACTGGGCCCCACGGATCATCGACCTGATGGACCGCCTGGGCGTGCCGTTCAACCGCACCGTGGAAGGCTATCGCGATCAACGCCGGTTCGGTGGTACGCTCTTCAAACGAACCGCTTTTGCCGGGGCGACCACCGGTCAGCAGCTGCTCTACGCCCTGGACGAACAGGTGCGTCGCTGCCATGCCGAAGGTAAGGTCGAAATCTACGAAGGTTGGGACTACCTGGGACCGATCGTCGACGACGAAGGTCGCTGCCGTGGAGCGACGGCCCAAAACCTGGTGACCATGGAAATTCGGGCGTTCCCAGCCGACTCGGTGGTGCTTGCCACCGGTGGTTGTGGTTTGCTGTTTGGCCGTAGCACGATGAGCATGGCCTGCACCGGTAGCGCTGCCAGCCGTAGCGTGCAGTACGGTGCGAAGTACGCCAATGGCGAGTTCATTCAGGTGCATCCCACCGCGATTCCCGGTGCCGACAAGCTTCGCTTGATGAGCGAAAGTGCCCGCGGCGAAGGTGGCCGCGTATGGGTTCCACGCACTCCTCAAGACTCGCGTCTTCCCCGCGACATTCCCGAAGAAGAGCGTTACTACTTCCTCGAAGAGCGGTATCCTAAGTACGGCAACTTGGTGCCTCGCGATATCGCGACCCGCGAGATCTTCAATGTCTGCGTGAATGAAGGCCTGAGCGTCGAAGGCGACAAGCAGTGCGTCTACCTCGACCTGACCCACATTCCGCGGGAAGAACTCGACCGCAAACTCGGCGGTATCCTTCACATCTACGAGAAGTTCCAAGGCGTCGACCCCCGCGACCAGCCGATGAAGATCTTTCCCGCGGTGCACTACTCGATGGGCGGTCTGTGGGCCGACTACGAGCGTACCGCTGCGGGTGGATTGAATCCCACGTCGCCGCGTAACCACGTGACCAACATCCCTGGTCTCTACGCCATCGGCGAATGCGATTACCAGTACCACGGCGGTAACCGCCTGGGTGCCAACTCGCTGCTGTCGTGCATCTTCACCGGCCTGTTTGTCGGCCCCTGCATCGCGACCGACCTCGCCTCGCTGGGTGCTTCGGCCGGCGATGAGCAGTTCGACTTGCTGATGCGTGCGGAGCGTTCCAAGAAGGAAATGGAACACAAGCAACTGCTCGACCGCCCCGCCGGCGGCGAGAATCCTTACGTCATCCACCAAGAGCTTGGTCAGGAAATGACCAAGGCCGCCACGGTGGTACGTCGCAACGATCAACTGCAATCCGCGGTCGACAAGATCTACGAACTGCACGAACGGGCAAGGAACTGCTCGCTGTCGGACACCGGCACCTGGACCAACCAGAACGTGATGTTCACCAAGAGCTTGCTCGACATGTTCCCGCTGGCGAAGGCCCTGCTCCAAGGAGCCCTGGCTCGCGACGAATGCCGCGGTGCCCACTACAAGCCCGAGTTCGACATGCCCGGCATCGAGTCGGAAGACCCAGCCGAGCGTCGTCAACAAGCCGAAGCCTGGTGCGACAAGTTCGACGCCAAGAACAAGAAGTGGCTGAAGTCGACGATTGCCACCTTCGATTCGAAGGGCGATCCGACACTGAGCTATGAAGATGTCGATACCTCGCTCATTCCGCCCCGTCCACGCCTGTACGGCATCGTCGGTGGCGACATTATCGAACAGGTTTGGAAGGAACGCCAGCAAAAAGCCTCGCAAGCCGAACCGGCTGGGGCCTCGAGCTAA
- the sdhB gene encoding succinate dehydrogenase iron-sulfur subunit codes for MTASATQRQSFDVRILRQAGPGQQSYWETFRIPYEPNLNVISVLQKIATMARTAEGKETTPVAWDCNCLEEVCGACTMVINGRVRQSCSALVDRLLEEHDGEIELQPMTKFPVVRDLMVDRGRMFRALERVKAWVPVDDYYDRGAGPKESQESQEQRYPLSECMTCGCCVEACPQYLKVEATRRPNESIEEHEARQTEAEQGKFLGAAPISQAILFNDHTTGGMISDQRLEALTSAGGIQVCGNSQNCVSVCPKEIPLTTSIARAGRQATWYSFKTIFDR; via the coding sequence ATGACAGCTTCCGCCACCCAGCGGCAATCATTCGACGTCCGCATTCTCCGCCAGGCCGGTCCCGGTCAGCAGAGCTACTGGGAAACGTTTCGTATTCCCTACGAGCCCAACCTGAACGTCATTAGCGTGCTGCAAAAAATTGCCACGATGGCTCGCACCGCCGAAGGCAAAGAAACCACGCCAGTCGCCTGGGACTGCAACTGCCTGGAAGAAGTCTGCGGCGCCTGCACCATGGTGATCAACGGCCGCGTTCGGCAGTCGTGCTCGGCCCTGGTCGACCGCTTGCTCGAAGAGCATGATGGCGAAATCGAGCTGCAACCAATGACCAAGTTCCCCGTGGTTCGCGACCTGATGGTCGACCGCGGTCGCATGTTCCGTGCTCTGGAACGCGTGAAAGCCTGGGTGCCTGTCGACGATTACTACGATCGCGGTGCAGGTCCCAAGGAATCTCAAGAGTCGCAAGAACAACGCTATCCCCTGTCGGAATGCATGACTTGCGGTTGCTGCGTGGAAGCCTGCCCCCAATACCTGAAGGTCGAAGCGACTCGCCGTCCAAACGAATCGATCGAAGAGCACGAGGCACGCCAGACCGAAGCCGAACAAGGCAAGTTCCTGGGAGCCGCTCCCATCAGCCAGGCGATACTGTTCAACGATCACACAACTGGCGGCATGATTTCCGACCAGCGTCTGGAAGCGTTGACCTCGGCCGGCGGCATCCAGGTCTGCGGCAACTCGCAAAACTGCGTGTCGGTCTGCCCCAAAGAAATCCCGCTGACCACCTCGATCGCTCGTGCCGGCCGCCAGGCTACTTGGTACAGCTTCAAGACAATCTTCGATCGCTAA